A genomic region of Lates calcarifer isolate ASB-BC8 linkage group LG9, TLL_Latcal_v3, whole genome shotgun sequence contains the following coding sequences:
- the LOC108891072 gene encoding protein S100-A1, translated as MPSQLEGAMDALIAVFYNYSGNDGDKYKLNKGELKQLLNSELTDFLTSQKDPMLVEKIMNDLDSNKDNEVDFNEFVVLVAALTVACNDFFQEQKKKNK; from the exons ATGCCGAGCCAGCTCGAGGGTGCAATGGATGCGCTGATAGCAGTTTTCTACAACTATTCTGGAAACGATGGAGACAAATATAAGCTCAACAAAGGCGAGCTGAAGCAGCTTTTGAACAGTGAGCTCACTGACTTCCTCACG tctCAGAAGGATCCCATGCTGGTGGAGAAAATCATGAACGACCTGGACTCTAACAAAGACAACGAGGTGGATTTCAATGAGTTTGTTGTGTTGGTGGCCGCCCTGACTGTTGCCTGCAATGACTTCTTCcaagagcagaaaaagaagaacaagtaG
- the LOC108891073 gene encoding cholesterol 25-hydroxylase-like protein 2 → MSTGRLLRTEALSWMSDVDNVTGGQSQDLVLQPVWDYLHQNHHDLLRSPLFPVVLSVTTYFFLVALYTVLDLLAPTWPFINRYRLHPDRPVTWPNIWTTLGVTIYNHLLYIFPAAVAQWLWRPPTPLPREAPTLWSFFLGILGCMVVFDFQYYLWHLLHHRVPWLYRTFHAVHHQYNQPFSLVTQYLSGWELFSVGFWATVDPILLQCHCLTTWGFMVFNVYVSTEDHCGYDFPWAMHNLVPFGLWGGTPKHDAHHQRPGTNFAPFFSHWDWLGGTHTVPTPSSHAATGEPDEMKGRKD, encoded by the coding sequence ATGAGCACAGGCAGGTTACTCAGAACTGAAGCTTTATCCTGGATGTCGGATGTGGACAACGTGACTGGGGGCCAGTCCCAGGACTTGGTCCTGCAGCCTGTGTGGGACTACCTTCACCAGAACCACCATGACCTCCTGAGGAGCCCTCTCTTCCCTGTGGTCCTGTCTGTCACCACCTACTTCTTCCTGGTTGCTCTTTACACCGTGTTGGACCTGCTGGCTCCCACCTGGCCCTTTATCAACCGCTACAGGCTCCATCCTGACAGACCGGTCACCTGGCCTAACATCTGGACTACGCTGGGTGTGACTATCTACAACCACCTGCTTTATATCTTCCCTGCCGCAGTTGCCCAGTGGCTGTGGAGGCCGCCCACCCCGCTGCCTCGTGAAGCACCCACTCTCTGGAGCTTCTTCCTGGGCATCCTGGGTTGCATGGTAGTCTTTGACTTTCAGTATTACCTTTGGCACCTGTTGCACCATCGGGTTCCCTGGTTGTACCGCACCTTCCACGCTGTGCACCACCAGTACAACCAGCCTTTCAGCCTGGTCACCCAGTACCTGTCTGGCTGGGAGTTATTCAGCGTTGGATTTTGGGCTACAGTGGACCCCATCCTCCTCCAGTGCCACTGCCTCACAACATGGGGCTTCATGGTCTTCAACGTCTACGTTTCCACCGAGGACCACTGTGGCTATGACTTCCCGTGGGCCATGCATAACCTGGTGCCCTTTGGCCTCTGGGGTGGTACGCCCAAGCATGATGCTCACCACCAGCGGCCCGGCACTAACTTTGCCCCATTCTTTTCTCACTGGGACTGGCTTGGAGGCACCCACACTGTGCCAACTCCCTCCAGCCACGCTGCCACAGGAGAGCCAGACGAGATGAAAGGGAGAAAAGACTAA